A DNA window from Hordeum vulgare subsp. vulgare chromosome 1H, MorexV3_pseudomolecules_assembly, whole genome shotgun sequence contains the following coding sequences:
- the LOC123404326 gene encoding disease resistance protein RGA4-like, whose product MVSPAGLVAEKAAATAFANVVMGRLNRELEKKYQMWKNIRTEISSLQTDLGILAAAVDDHQTMPAAPRTAVTRVYGEEIRELTHDIEDCVERFLHRITCKPGASRARRSVHAIRTFRPRLRFAAKIKEFRSRVAQARERALHAAMLADGAQQSNIIDTTQRAVGYAQDCHHPVGIEDAVMELRRLLDIEPNQDEAEGTPAAAQAQLRVVAIVGFGGSGKTTLAKAVYDTVHVEGSLRCAWVDGHSLDHKDADGIIKHISEKLHLGEGCSATLPTEYHQDRYLIVVDDIKDKHLMHWNTLRNAFRNNGRIIVTTATQSVANRCCNHPREEDRCTFGYVYNMKSLGEEDSRKIALLGRCTPELVLGAAKLLKKCGGLPLALYSVACQLSCENVLTATGTFCNKLCNELGTYLEREDDEPNFARLRGVLTENYTSLSDYTVRTCLMYLGIFPIERPFKKNVIIRRWLAEGYARHHQGRHQTAANENFKAFINKSIILPLVPISNDMGKTCKAHGIMHAFMLHKSMSKKFIMPFGAQQKKVRHFFIHDGNGVNTGTMPDIDLSRVRSLTVIGNACDAISSFSRYKLTRVLDLEGCIDVKDCHLKDICKLWNLRYLSLGPNITVIPKEIAQLKLLETLDASKTRVNVLPVEAIELPCLIHLIGKFKLQDPVKAERLPKECMLETVAGFVPDKGRGFLLLMDHMKKLNKVKIWCECEETEQGQADMNGNLS is encoded by the exons atgGTGTCGCCGGCGGGGCTGGTGGCGGAGAAAGCGGCGGCGACCGCCTTCGCGAACGTCGTCATGGGGAGGCTCAACAGGGAGCTCGAGAAGAAGTACCAGATGTGGAAGAACATCAGGACCGAGATCTCGTCTCTTCAGACGGACCTCGGCATCCTGGCGGCGGCCGTCGACGACCACCAGACCATGCCTGCCGCTCCCCGCACGGCCGTCACCAGGGTCTACGGCGAGGAGATCCGCGAGCTGACCCATGACATCGAGGACTGCGTCGAGCGCTTCCTGCACCGCATCACCTGCAAGCCGGGCGCCTCCCGGGCTCGCCGGTCCGTTCACGCCATCAGGACGTTCCGCCCCCGTCTCCGGTTCGCcgccaagatcaaggagttcaggAGCCGCGTTGCTCAAGCACGCGAGCGGGCGTTGCATGCTGCCATGCTCGCTGATGGTGCCCAACAATCAAACATCATCGATACCACGCAAAGAGCAGTGGGATATGCGCAGGATTGTCATCACCCTGTGGGCATCGAGGATGCCGTCATGGAGCTCCGTAGGCTGCTCGACATCGAACCAAACCAAGATGAAGCAGAGGGCACACCGGCTGCAGCCCAGGCTCAGCTACGGGTGGTCGCCATAGTGGGATTTGGTGGCTCGGGGAAGACGACCCTCGCCAAGGCAGTCTACGACACCGTCCACGTTGAAGGATCACTCCGCTGTGCCTGGGTTGATGGGCACTCGCTGGATCATAAGGATGCCGATGGGATCATCAAACATATAAGTGAGAAGCTTCATTTGGGGGAAGGGTGTTCTGCAACACTTCCTACAGAATACCACCAGGACAG GTACTTAATCGTTGTTGATGACATTAAGGACAAGCACTTGATGCACTGGAATACACTAAGGAATGCCTTCAGGAATAATGGCAGAATAATTGTGACAACGGCCACTCAGTCTGTAGCTAATAGATGCTGCAATCATCCCCGGGAAGAGGATAGATGTACCTTTGGCTATGTGTATAACATGAAAAGTCTTggggaagaagattctagaaagaTAGCTCTCCTAGGAAGATGTACACCTGAGTTAGTGCTGGGTGCGGCAAAACTCCTGAAGAAATGTGGTGGTCTTCCGCTTGCTCTTTATAGTGTGGCCTGCCAATTGAGCTGTGAAAATGTACTCACGGCCACGGGTACATTCTGCAACAAATTGTGCAATGAGCTGGGTACGTATCTGGAACGCGAAGACGACGAGCCTAACTTTGCAAGGCTTCGAGGTGTGCTTACAGAAAACTACACCAGTTTGTCTGATTACACTGTCAGAACCTGCTTGATGTATCTAGGTATATTCCCAATTGAACGCCCCTTCAAGAAAAATGTCATAATCAGGCGATGGTTGGCTGAAGGATATGCACGCCATCATCAAGGCCGGCACCAAACTGCAGCCAATGAAAACTTCAAGGCATTTATCAACAAAAGTATCATTCTGCCTCTTGTTCCAATCAGCAATGACATGGGAAAGACGTGCAAAGCTCATGGTATCATGCACGCGTTCATGTTGCACAAGTCCATGTCTAAGAAATTCATCATGCCCTTTGGTGCTCAGCAAAAAAAAGTCCGTCACTTCTTCATCCATGATGGCAACGGCGTAAATACAGGAACCATGCCTGACATTGATTTATCTCGTGTTCGATCTCTGACAGTTATAGGAAATGCATGTGATGCTATTTCCAGTTTCAGCCGGTACAAATTAACACGAGTGCTAGACTTGGAAGGGTGCATTGATGTGAAAGATTGTCATCTCAAAGACATTTGCAAGTTATGGAATCTAAGATATTTAAGCCTTGGGCCCAATATCACCGTGATTCCCAAGGAAATTGCACAACTGAAGTTGCTGGAGACActtgatgcaagcaagacaagggtGAATGTCCTGCCAGTGGAAGCTATTGAACTACCCTGTTTGATTCACCTAATTGGAAAATTTAAGCTTCAAGACCCAGTCAAGGCAGAGAGACTGCCAAAAGAATGTATGTTGGAGACCGTTGCGGGATTCGTTCCCGACAAGGGTCGGGGATTTTTGCTACTTATGGACCATATGAAAAAGTTGAACAAGGTCAAGATATGGTGTGAGTGTGAGGAAACTGAACAAGGTCAGGCTGATATGAATGGTAACCTTTCGTAG
- the LOC123404335 gene encoding disease resistance protein RGA4-like, which yields MGEDNVRSLSFYFQGLAQGTLSALDQVCQRYSLRAGHVCHLSSLKLHGNSNPAILPKFVALFRDLTKLSISTSMSVTQYLLSVLGEMPVLLYLKLAANSVDGLVIQHGKFRSLHRLCLELKVVGTSVLTIDDGARSEIISLQLICKDLIGLSGIEITHLRELKEIVLHPLVAEETRKMWEAEARNHHNRPDVLVITGDSEETPAAVEKEPAQEYHIRQEPHAVEEEPPATCSTVSVQVEPESNATAPVKSGPGVNFANGAESVPPSCHAAQLHKVAPSARC from the coding sequence ATGGGTGAAGACAACGTCCGCTCCCTGTCCTTTTACTTCCAAGGGTTGGCCCAAGGTACCCTTTCTGCTCTAGATCAAGTATGTCAACGCTACAGTTTGAGAGCAGGACATGTATGTCATCTCAGCTCACTCAAGCTACATGGCAACTCCAACCCAGCCATATTGCCTAAGTTTGTAGCCCTGTTTCGTGATCTCACTAAGCTAAGCATTTCGACCAGCATGTCTGTGACACAATATCTTCTGTCAGTGCTTGGCGAGATGCCTGTCTTGCTTTACCtcaagttggctgccaacagcgtCGACGGTTTGGTCATACAACATGGCAAGTTCAGGAGCCTGCACCGTCTGTGTCTTGAGCTGAAAGTTGTGGGGACGTCTGTCCTAACAATCGACGATGGAGCTCGGTCGGAAATTATCTCGCTCCAACTGATCTGCAAGGATCTCATTGGTCTTTCCGGCATCGAAATCACACACCTTCGTGAGCTAAAGGAAATTGTTCTCCATCCCCTAGTGGCTGAAGAAACGAGAAAAATGTGGGAAGCAGAGGCGAGGAACCACCATAACAGGCCGGATGTTTTGGTCATTACAGGTGATTCTGAAGAAACACCAGCTGCAGTTGAGAAGGAACCAGCACAAGAGTATCACATCCGACAGGAACCACATGCTGTCGAGGAAGAACCACCAGCAACATGCTCTACTGTGTCGGTACAGGTGGAGCCAGAGAGTAATGCTACAGCTCCCGTCAAATCAGGACCCGGGGTTAACTTTGCTAATGGAGCCGAGTCGGTGCCGCCTTCATGTCATGCGGCACAACTGCATAAGGTAGCCCCTTCAGCAAGATGCTAA